One genomic region from Pseudomonas sp. R5-89-07 encodes:
- a CDS encoding LysR family transcriptional regulator, translating to MRKSLMRMTLRQLQIFNEVCDLRSYSRAAEEMSLTQPAVSLQIRQLEELLGQPLFDYVGKKLYMTEAAEALQRASRDIFGRLENLDMQLSDMQGSLQGQLKLAVESSAKYFVPHLFAAFKRQHPEVQLHLTVVNRAQVIRRLSDNRDDLVIMSMVPQDMGLEFLPFLNNPIVAVALPDHPLSLQGPLRLQDLEPYTLLIREPGSGTRLACEEYFKEKRVHFTQTVEVASAEAQRECVVAGLGVALLTRHALNLELATGGLKELPVEELPLYRSWCLVQAKAKRLSPVAHAFLGFIRSERVQISALAERFAGQPRVPANGVPGSH from the coding sequence ATGCGTAAGTCATTGATGCGTATGACATTGCGTCAGCTGCAGATCTTCAATGAAGTGTGTGATTTGCGCTCCTACAGCCGGGCAGCCGAGGAAATGTCCCTCACCCAACCTGCCGTCAGCCTGCAAATTCGTCAGCTCGAAGAGCTGCTCGGCCAGCCGTTGTTCGACTATGTCGGCAAAAAGCTCTATATGACCGAGGCCGCCGAAGCATTGCAGCGGGCCAGCCGAGACATTTTCGGACGCCTGGAAAACCTCGATATGCAGCTGTCGGACATGCAGGGCTCACTGCAGGGCCAGTTGAAGCTGGCGGTGGAATCCAGCGCCAAGTACTTCGTGCCGCACCTGTTCGCCGCCTTCAAGCGCCAGCACCCGGAAGTGCAATTGCACCTGACCGTGGTCAATCGCGCCCAGGTGATCCGCCGGCTTTCGGACAACCGTGACGACCTGGTGATCATGTCCATGGTGCCGCAGGACATGGGCCTGGAGTTCCTGCCATTCCTGAACAACCCGATTGTCGCCGTGGCGCTGCCGGATCATCCCTTGAGCCTGCAAGGGCCGCTGCGCCTGCAGGATCTGGAACCCTACACGCTGCTCATCCGCGAACCGGGATCCGGCACGCGGCTGGCCTGCGAAGAGTATTTCAAGGAAAAACGCGTGCACTTCACCCAGACGGTAGAAGTGGCCTCGGCCGAGGCGCAGCGTGAGTGCGTGGTGGCAGGGTTGGGCGTGGCCCTGCTGACGCGCCACGCCCTGAACCTGGAACTGGCCACCGGCGGGCTCAAGGAGCTGCCGGTGGAAGAACTGCCGCTGTACCGCAGTTGGTGCCTGGTGCAAGCCAAAGCCAAGCGACTGTCACCGGTGGCCCACGCGTTCCTGGGCTTTATTCGCAGCGAACGGGTGCAAATCAGCGCGCTGGCTGAGCGCTTCGCTGGGCAGCCAAGGGTGCCTGCCAATGGAGTTCCGGGTAGTCACTGA
- a CDS encoding PA3496 family putative envelope integrity protein has product MARPYEDSNSTVKTRRQQEDQRRMAFRRAIEDRCDQRQLQQSISDYPELHWQAPLAAQRSAQPAR; this is encoded by the coding sequence ATGGCCCGGCCCTACGAAGACAGCAACAGCACCGTCAAGACCCGTCGTCAGCAGGAAGACCAGCGCCGCATGGCGTTCCGTCGCGCAATCGAAGACCGCTGCGACCAGCGCCAACTGCAGCAGAGCATCAGTGACTACCCGGAACTCCATTGGCAGGCACCCTTGGCTGCCCAGCGAAGCGCTCAGCCAGCGCGCTGA
- the hexR gene encoding transcriptional regulator HexR, translating into MNLLQHIAQSRHLLRKSELKVADHVLLDPAAVMHSSMADLAHSVGISEPTIVRFCRAIGCSGFQDLKLKLAQSLAAGASFGQFAIHEDDSVADYSLKIFDTTLHTLMEVREKLDPVELQKAVTAMSQAQRVEFYGFGASGAVAADAQHKFFRLLLTAAAYSDPHMQAMSAVTLKPTDVAICISQSGRSKDLLITANLVRESGASLITLCPSQTPLAELSTVNLAIDVHEDTEIYTPLTSRIAHLVVIDVLAMGVAMARGPSLVNHLKSVKRSLRSLRLSPKSVKALDD; encoded by the coding sequence TTGAACCTGTTGCAACATATCGCCCAGTCGCGCCACCTGTTACGCAAATCGGAACTCAAGGTTGCCGATCACGTGCTGCTTGACCCTGCGGCCGTGATGCACAGTTCCATGGCCGACCTGGCCCACAGCGTGGGCATCAGTGAGCCGACCATCGTGCGCTTCTGCCGCGCCATCGGTTGCTCCGGGTTCCAGGACTTGAAACTCAAACTGGCGCAAAGCCTGGCCGCGGGTGCGAGCTTCGGCCAGTTTGCGATCCATGAAGACGACTCGGTCGCCGATTACAGCCTGAAAATCTTCGACACCACCCTGCATACCCTGATGGAAGTGCGCGAGAAGCTCGATCCGGTGGAGTTGCAAAAGGCCGTGACCGCGATGTCCCAGGCCCAGCGCGTCGAGTTCTATGGCTTCGGCGCTTCCGGCGCGGTAGCGGCCGATGCCCAGCATAAATTCTTCCGCCTGCTGCTCACCGCTGCGGCCTACAGCGACCCGCACATGCAGGCGATGTCGGCGGTGACCTTGAAACCCACCGACGTGGCCATCTGTATTTCCCAGTCCGGTCGCTCCAAAGACCTGCTCATCACCGCCAACCTGGTACGTGAAAGCGGCGCTTCGCTGATTACCTTGTGCCCGAGCCAGACGCCGTTGGCGGAACTGTCCACGGTGAACCTGGCGATCGACGTACACGAAGACACCGAGATCTACACGCCGCTGACCTCGCGCATTGCGCACCTGGTGGTAATCGACGTACTGGCGATGGGTGTCGCCATGGCCCGAGGGCCAAGCCTGGTCAACCACCTCAAGAGCGTGAAGCGCAGTTTGCGCAGCCTCAGGTTGTCGCCCAAGTCGGTCAAAGCCCTCGACGATTAA